A single window of Anomaloglossus baeobatrachus isolate aAnoBae1 chromosome 9, aAnoBae1.hap1, whole genome shotgun sequence DNA harbors:
- the BRD2 gene encoding bromodomain-containing protein 2 isoform X4, with protein sequence MEAALNPAFKRPPLDINHAIMGQSAEGTPGKRIRKPSLLYEDFEGPNMTSGVFGHSLQANPPAPEVSNAKKPGRSTNQLQYLHRAVMKSLWKHQFSWPFRQPVDAMKLGLPDYHKIIKQPMDMGSIKRRLENNYYWSALECMQDFNTMFTNCYIYNKPTDDIVLMAQSLEKMFLQKVAQMPQEEQEIPNTTTKSKHVKSPNSKLPGGITSAQQVPAVSSMSQTMLYPSSPEVPTTIINLPHPAVLSNPLLKSMSSAQTLLPVVAASPQQTKKGVKRKADTTTPTTTAIIIATSGDSSPLTPSENKPAKIPVRRESGRPIKPPRKDLPDSQQHQTSKKGKLTEQLKYCNGILKELLSKKHAAYAWPFYKPVDASSLGLHDYHEIIKYPMDLSTIKKKMENREFRDAQEFASDVRLMFSNCYKYNPPDHDVVAMARKLQDVFEFRYAKMPDEPIAVTPPTTSTQLPASDSKSSSDSSSESSSDSSDDSESSDDSEEERANRLAELQEQLRAVHEQLAALSQGPISKPKKKREKKEKKKKKKSEKKKVKDDDEWRCGKSRTSGNKKSKKSASGTTSLSGMTTIVSKSSKKSSKSLPPPPPVMYDSEEEEESKPMTYDEKRQLSLDINKLPGEKLGRVVHIIQSREPSLRDSNPEEIEIDFETLKPSTLRELERYVMSCLRKKPRKPYTPPNSVLSAALKKPVGKTKEEIALEKKRELEKRLQDVSGQLNSTKKPPKKVHEKLESAAQPVSVSRLSASSSSSDSDSSSSSTSSSSDTSDSDSG encoded by the exons ATGGAGGCGGCCCTCAATCCAGCGTTTAAAAG GCCTCCCCTCGATATAAATCATGCTATAATGGGTCAGTCAGCGGAGGGAACACCAGGGAAGCGTATCCGCAAGCCGTCCCTTCTGTATGAGGATTTCGAGGGGCCTAACATGACGTCTGGAGTCTTTGGTCACAGTCTGCAAGCCAATCCACCTGCACCCGAAGTCAGCAATGCAAAGAAGCCCGGCCGCTCCACCAACCAGCTGCAGTATCTGCACAGGGCCGTCATGAAGTCCCTGTGGAAGCACCAGTTTTCGTGGCCTTTCCGCCAACCTGTGGATGCGATGAAGCTCGGATTACCG GACTATCACAAAATCATCAAGCAGCCGATGGACATGGGCTCCATCAAGAGGCGGCTGGAGAACAACTACTACTGGAGCGCACTGGAGTGTATGCAGGACTTCAACACCATGTTCACCAACTGCTACATCTACAACAAG CCCACAGATGATATTGTACTAATGGCCCAAAGCCTGGAGAAGATGTTCCTGCAGAAAGTGGCTCAGATGCCCCAAGAGGAGCAGGAGATCCCCAATACCACTACTAAGAGCAAGCACGTGAAGTCGCCTAACTCCAAGCTACCAG GTGGAATCACGAGCGCACAACAAGTGCCAGCAGTCTCGTCAATGTCTCAGACTATGTTGTACCCAAGTTCTCCTGAAGTGCCCACCACGATCATTAACTTGCCACATCCCGCTGTCCTGTCTAATCCTCTGCTGAAGTCCATGTCCTCTGCTCAGACGCTGCTGCCGGTCGTCGCTGCATCCCCACAACAGACTAAG AAAGGAGTGAAGAGAAAAGCCGACACTACAACCCccaccaccaccgccatcatcattgcCACCAGCGGAGATTCCTCCCCTCTTACTCCATCCGAGAACAAACCCGCCAAGATCCCTGTCCGAAGGGAGAGCGGCCGGCCCATCAAGCCGCCCCGAAAGGACCTGCCGGACTCACAGCAGCACCAGACGTCTAAGAAAGGCAAACTGACCGAGCAGCTGAAGTACTGCAACGGCATCCTGAAAGAGCTGCTCTCCAAGAAGCACGCCGCCTACGCCTGGCCCTTCTACAAGCCCGTGGACGCCTCCTCGCTGGGGCTGCACGATTATCACGAGATCATCAAATATCCCATGGATCTGAGCACCATTAAG aaaaaaatggaaaacagaGAATTTCGCGACGCTCAGGAGTTTGCTTCGGATGTCAGGCTCATGTTCTCAAACTGCTACAAGTACAATCCCCCGGATCACGATGTGGTGGCCATGGCCCGGAAGTTACAG GACGTGTTTGAATTCCGTTACGCTAAAATGCCGGACGAACCGATCGCCGTCACTCCCCCGACCACGTCCACACAGCTGCCCGCCTCCGACTCCAAGTCTTCATCCGATTCTTCCAGCGAGAGCAGCAGCGACAGCTCCGATGACAGCGAGAGCTCCGATGACTCTGAGGAAGAGCGGGCGAACCGGCTGGCGGAGCTGCAGGAGCAG CTCCGCGCCGTACACGAGCAGCTGGCCGCGCTCTCACAGGGTCCAATCTCTAAGCCGAAGAAGAAGcgagaaaagaaggaaaaaaagaaaaagaagaaatccGAGAAGAAGAAAGTGAAAGATGATGATGAATGGAGATGTGGCAAGTCGCGCACATCCGGGAATAAAAAGTCCAAGAAATCTGCGTCTGGGACCACGAGCTTAAGCGGCATGACCACCATAGTCTCTAA GAGTTCTAAGAAGTCCTCAAAATCGCTGCCTCCCCCTCCCCCGGTCATGTACGACtctgaggaagaggaggaaagtAAACCCATGACTTACGACGAGAAGCGGCAGCTCAGTTTGGATATCAATAAACTACCTGGGGAGAAGCTGGGTCGTGTAGTGCACATTATCCAGTCCCGGGAGCCCTCGCTGCGAGACTCCAACCCCGAGGAAATTGAAATAGACTTTGAGACATTAAAACCTTCGACGCTCCGGGAGCTCGAGAGATACGTGATGTCGTGTCTGAGAAAAAAGCCAAGAAAGCCGTACA CTCCCCCTaactctgtgctctctgcagcacTGAAAAAGCCGGTGGGGAAAACAAAAGAAGAGATCGCTCTGGAGAAGAAGAGGGAGCTGGAGAAAAGACTGCAGGACGTCAGCGGGCAGCTAAACTCCACCAAAAAGCCACCCAAGAAAG TCCATGAGAAGTTGGAGTCGGCAGCGCAGCCGGTGTCTGTCTCCCGCCTCAGTGCTTCCAGCTCCAGCTCGGACTCTGACAGTAGCAGCAGCTCCACCTCCAGCTCCTCCGATACCAGTGACTCTGACTCCGGGTGA
- the BRD2 gene encoding bromodomain-containing protein 2 isoform X6: MDMGSIKRRLENNYYWSALECMQDFNTMFTNCYIYNKWILQPTDDIVLMAQSLEKMFLQKVAQMPQEEQEIPNTTTKSKHVKSPNSKLPVVTGGITSAQQVPAVSSMSQTMLYPSSPEVPTTIINLPHPAVLSNPLLKSMSSAQTLLPVVAASPQQTKKGVKRKADTTTPTTTAIIIATSGDSSPLTPSENKPAKIPVRRESGRPIKPPRKDLPDSQQHQTSKKGKLTEQLKYCNGILKELLSKKHAAYAWPFYKPVDASSLGLHDYHEIIKYPMDLSTIKKKMENREFRDAQEFASDVRLMFSNCYKYNPPDHDVVAMARKLQDVFEFRYAKMPDEPIAVTPPTTSTQLPASDSKSSSDSSSESSSDSSDDSESSDDSEEERANRLAELQEQLRAVHEQLAALSQGPISKPKKKREKKEKKKKKKSEKKKVKDDDEWRCGKSRTSGNKKSKKSASGTTSLSGMTTIVSKSSKKSSKSLPPPPPVMYDSEEEEESKPMTYDEKRQLSLDINKLPGEKLGRVVHIIQSREPSLRDSNPEEIEIDFETLKPSTLRELERYVMSCLRKKPRKPYTPPNSVLSAALKKPVGKTKEEIALEKKRELEKRLQDVSGQLNSTKKPPKKVHEKLESAAQPVSVSRLSASSSSSDSDSSSSSTSSSSDTSDSDSG; the protein is encoded by the exons ATGGACATGGGCTCCATCAAGAGGCGGCTGGAGAACAACTACTACTGGAGCGCACTGGAGTGTATGCAGGACTTCAACACCATGTTCACCAACTGCTACATCTACAACAAG TGGATCTTGCAGCCCACAGATGATATTGTACTAATGGCCCAAAGCCTGGAGAAGATGTTCCTGCAGAAAGTGGCTCAGATGCCCCAAGAGGAGCAGGAGATCCCCAATACCACTACTAAGAGCAAGCACGTGAAGTCGCCTAACTCCAAGCTACCAG TTGTTACAGGTGGAATCACGAGCGCACAACAAGTGCCAGCAGTCTCGTCAATGTCTCAGACTATGTTGTACCCAAGTTCTCCTGAAGTGCCCACCACGATCATTAACTTGCCACATCCCGCTGTCCTGTCTAATCCTCTGCTGAAGTCCATGTCCTCTGCTCAGACGCTGCTGCCGGTCGTCGCTGCATCCCCACAACAGACTAAG AAAGGAGTGAAGAGAAAAGCCGACACTACAACCCccaccaccaccgccatcatcattgcCACCAGCGGAGATTCCTCCCCTCTTACTCCATCCGAGAACAAACCCGCCAAGATCCCTGTCCGAAGGGAGAGCGGCCGGCCCATCAAGCCGCCCCGAAAGGACCTGCCGGACTCACAGCAGCACCAGACGTCTAAGAAAGGCAAACTGACCGAGCAGCTGAAGTACTGCAACGGCATCCTGAAAGAGCTGCTCTCCAAGAAGCACGCCGCCTACGCCTGGCCCTTCTACAAGCCCGTGGACGCCTCCTCGCTGGGGCTGCACGATTATCACGAGATCATCAAATATCCCATGGATCTGAGCACCATTAAG aaaaaaatggaaaacagaGAATTTCGCGACGCTCAGGAGTTTGCTTCGGATGTCAGGCTCATGTTCTCAAACTGCTACAAGTACAATCCCCCGGATCACGATGTGGTGGCCATGGCCCGGAAGTTACAG GACGTGTTTGAATTCCGTTACGCTAAAATGCCGGACGAACCGATCGCCGTCACTCCCCCGACCACGTCCACACAGCTGCCCGCCTCCGACTCCAAGTCTTCATCCGATTCTTCCAGCGAGAGCAGCAGCGACAGCTCCGATGACAGCGAGAGCTCCGATGACTCTGAGGAAGAGCGGGCGAACCGGCTGGCGGAGCTGCAGGAGCAG CTCCGCGCCGTACACGAGCAGCTGGCCGCGCTCTCACAGGGTCCAATCTCTAAGCCGAAGAAGAAGcgagaaaagaaggaaaaaaagaaaaagaagaaatccGAGAAGAAGAAAGTGAAAGATGATGATGAATGGAGATGTGGCAAGTCGCGCACATCCGGGAATAAAAAGTCCAAGAAATCTGCGTCTGGGACCACGAGCTTAAGCGGCATGACCACCATAGTCTCTAA GAGTTCTAAGAAGTCCTCAAAATCGCTGCCTCCCCCTCCCCCGGTCATGTACGACtctgaggaagaggaggaaagtAAACCCATGACTTACGACGAGAAGCGGCAGCTCAGTTTGGATATCAATAAACTACCTGGGGAGAAGCTGGGTCGTGTAGTGCACATTATCCAGTCCCGGGAGCCCTCGCTGCGAGACTCCAACCCCGAGGAAATTGAAATAGACTTTGAGACATTAAAACCTTCGACGCTCCGGGAGCTCGAGAGATACGTGATGTCGTGTCTGAGAAAAAAGCCAAGAAAGCCGTACA CTCCCCCTaactctgtgctctctgcagcacTGAAAAAGCCGGTGGGGAAAACAAAAGAAGAGATCGCTCTGGAGAAGAAGAGGGAGCTGGAGAAAAGACTGCAGGACGTCAGCGGGCAGCTAAACTCCACCAAAAAGCCACCCAAGAAAG TCCATGAGAAGTTGGAGTCGGCAGCGCAGCCGGTGTCTGTCTCCCGCCTCAGTGCTTCCAGCTCCAGCTCGGACTCTGACAGTAGCAGCAGCTCCACCTCCAGCTCCTCCGATACCAGTGACTCTGACTCCGGGTGA
- the BRD2 gene encoding bromodomain-containing protein 2 isoform X3, with translation MEAALNPAFKRPPLDINHAIMGQSAEGTPGKRIRKPSLLYEDFEGPNMTSGVFGHSLQANPPAPEVSNAKKPGRSTNQLQYLHRAVMKSLWKHQFSWPFRQPVDAMKLGLPDYHKIIKQPMDMGSIKRRLENNYYWSALECMQDFNTMFTNCYIYNKPTDDIVLMAQSLEKMFLQKVAQMPQEEQEIPNTTTKSKHVKSPNSKLPVVTGGITSAQQVPAVSSMSQTMLYPSSPEVPTTIINLPHPAVLSNPLLKSMSSAQTLLPVVAASPQQTKKGVKRKADTTTPTTTAIIIATSGDSSPLTPSENKPAKIPVRRESGRPIKPPRKDLPDSQQHQTSKKGKLTEQLKYCNGILKELLSKKHAAYAWPFYKPVDASSLGLHDYHEIIKYPMDLSTIKKKMENREFRDAQEFASDVRLMFSNCYKYNPPDHDVVAMARKLQDVFEFRYAKMPDEPIAVTPPTTSTQLPASDSKSSSDSSSESSSDSSDDSESSDDSEEERANRLAELQEQLRAVHEQLAALSQGPISKPKKKREKKEKKKKKKSEKKKVKDDDEWRCGKSRTSGNKKSKKSASGTTSLSGMTTIVSKSSKKSSKSLPPPPPVMYDSEEEEESKPMTYDEKRQLSLDINKLPGEKLGRVVHIIQSREPSLRDSNPEEIEIDFETLKPSTLRELERYVMSCLRKKPRKPYTPPNSVLSAALKKPVGKTKEEIALEKKRELEKRLQDVSGQLNSTKKPPKKVHEKLESAAQPVSVSRLSASSSSSDSDSSSSSTSSSSDTSDSDSG, from the exons ATGGAGGCGGCCCTCAATCCAGCGTTTAAAAG GCCTCCCCTCGATATAAATCATGCTATAATGGGTCAGTCAGCGGAGGGAACACCAGGGAAGCGTATCCGCAAGCCGTCCCTTCTGTATGAGGATTTCGAGGGGCCTAACATGACGTCTGGAGTCTTTGGTCACAGTCTGCAAGCCAATCCACCTGCACCCGAAGTCAGCAATGCAAAGAAGCCCGGCCGCTCCACCAACCAGCTGCAGTATCTGCACAGGGCCGTCATGAAGTCCCTGTGGAAGCACCAGTTTTCGTGGCCTTTCCGCCAACCTGTGGATGCGATGAAGCTCGGATTACCG GACTATCACAAAATCATCAAGCAGCCGATGGACATGGGCTCCATCAAGAGGCGGCTGGAGAACAACTACTACTGGAGCGCACTGGAGTGTATGCAGGACTTCAACACCATGTTCACCAACTGCTACATCTACAACAAG CCCACAGATGATATTGTACTAATGGCCCAAAGCCTGGAGAAGATGTTCCTGCAGAAAGTGGCTCAGATGCCCCAAGAGGAGCAGGAGATCCCCAATACCACTACTAAGAGCAAGCACGTGAAGTCGCCTAACTCCAAGCTACCAG TTGTTACAGGTGGAATCACGAGCGCACAACAAGTGCCAGCAGTCTCGTCAATGTCTCAGACTATGTTGTACCCAAGTTCTCCTGAAGTGCCCACCACGATCATTAACTTGCCACATCCCGCTGTCCTGTCTAATCCTCTGCTGAAGTCCATGTCCTCTGCTCAGACGCTGCTGCCGGTCGTCGCTGCATCCCCACAACAGACTAAG AAAGGAGTGAAGAGAAAAGCCGACACTACAACCCccaccaccaccgccatcatcattgcCACCAGCGGAGATTCCTCCCCTCTTACTCCATCCGAGAACAAACCCGCCAAGATCCCTGTCCGAAGGGAGAGCGGCCGGCCCATCAAGCCGCCCCGAAAGGACCTGCCGGACTCACAGCAGCACCAGACGTCTAAGAAAGGCAAACTGACCGAGCAGCTGAAGTACTGCAACGGCATCCTGAAAGAGCTGCTCTCCAAGAAGCACGCCGCCTACGCCTGGCCCTTCTACAAGCCCGTGGACGCCTCCTCGCTGGGGCTGCACGATTATCACGAGATCATCAAATATCCCATGGATCTGAGCACCATTAAG aaaaaaatggaaaacagaGAATTTCGCGACGCTCAGGAGTTTGCTTCGGATGTCAGGCTCATGTTCTCAAACTGCTACAAGTACAATCCCCCGGATCACGATGTGGTGGCCATGGCCCGGAAGTTACAG GACGTGTTTGAATTCCGTTACGCTAAAATGCCGGACGAACCGATCGCCGTCACTCCCCCGACCACGTCCACACAGCTGCCCGCCTCCGACTCCAAGTCTTCATCCGATTCTTCCAGCGAGAGCAGCAGCGACAGCTCCGATGACAGCGAGAGCTCCGATGACTCTGAGGAAGAGCGGGCGAACCGGCTGGCGGAGCTGCAGGAGCAG CTCCGCGCCGTACACGAGCAGCTGGCCGCGCTCTCACAGGGTCCAATCTCTAAGCCGAAGAAGAAGcgagaaaagaaggaaaaaaagaaaaagaagaaatccGAGAAGAAGAAAGTGAAAGATGATGATGAATGGAGATGTGGCAAGTCGCGCACATCCGGGAATAAAAAGTCCAAGAAATCTGCGTCTGGGACCACGAGCTTAAGCGGCATGACCACCATAGTCTCTAA GAGTTCTAAGAAGTCCTCAAAATCGCTGCCTCCCCCTCCCCCGGTCATGTACGACtctgaggaagaggaggaaagtAAACCCATGACTTACGACGAGAAGCGGCAGCTCAGTTTGGATATCAATAAACTACCTGGGGAGAAGCTGGGTCGTGTAGTGCACATTATCCAGTCCCGGGAGCCCTCGCTGCGAGACTCCAACCCCGAGGAAATTGAAATAGACTTTGAGACATTAAAACCTTCGACGCTCCGGGAGCTCGAGAGATACGTGATGTCGTGTCTGAGAAAAAAGCCAAGAAAGCCGTACA CTCCCCCTaactctgtgctctctgcagcacTGAAAAAGCCGGTGGGGAAAACAAAAGAAGAGATCGCTCTGGAGAAGAAGAGGGAGCTGGAGAAAAGACTGCAGGACGTCAGCGGGCAGCTAAACTCCACCAAAAAGCCACCCAAGAAAG TCCATGAGAAGTTGGAGTCGGCAGCGCAGCCGGTGTCTGTCTCCCGCCTCAGTGCTTCCAGCTCCAGCTCGGACTCTGACAGTAGCAGCAGCTCCACCTCCAGCTCCTCCGATACCAGTGACTCTGACTCCGGGTGA